The following coding sequences lie in one Burkholderiales bacterium genomic window:
- a CDS encoding MotA/TolQ/ExbB proton channel family protein, whose protein sequence is MLHIIDAAGWPIWLIIIASIIALGIIVERAWSLRRDLVAPRALLPNVVNDYQQNGVNDDLLKRLEQGPLLGQIFAAGLKNIRSPREVVKESLDEAGHAAAHELERFLTSLGTIATISPLLGLFGTVIGMIEIFGSQAPTGSNPVQLAHGISIALYNTAFGIMVAIPSMIFYRYYRSKVETLMVEMEMQALKLIEIVHGERLG, encoded by the coding sequence GTGCTCCACATTATCGACGCAGCCGGCTGGCCGATTTGGCTCATCATCATCGCTTCCATCATCGCCCTCGGAATCATTGTCGAACGCGCCTGGTCATTGCGGCGCGACCTCGTCGCCCCCCGCGCGCTCCTGCCGAATGTCGTAAACGATTACCAGCAAAACGGCGTCAACGACGACCTGCTGAAACGCCTTGAACAGGGCCCGCTCCTGGGCCAGATCTTCGCCGCAGGTTTGAAAAACATCAGAAGCCCGCGCGAAGTGGTGAAGGAATCCCTGGACGAAGCCGGCCACGCCGCGGCGCATGAGCTCGAGCGCTTCCTCACCAGCCTCGGCACCATCGCCACCATCAGCCCGCTCCTGGGCCTGTTCGGCACGGTGATCGGCATGATCGAAATCTTCGGCTCGCAGGCCCCCACCGGCAGCAACCCGGTGCAACTCGCCCACGGCATTTCGATTGCCCTCTATAACACGGCATTCGGCATTATGGTGGCGATTCCCAGCATGATTTTCTACCGCTATTACCGCTCCAAGGTGGAAACACTGATGGTGGAAATGGAAATGCAGGCCTTGAAACTGATCGAGATCGTCCACGGCGAGCGGCTAGGCTGA
- a CDS encoding dodecin family protein, which yields MAKKSAGDGIYKIVEIVGSSKISWEDAAKRAVQTAARTLHDLRVAEITKLDMKVEDGKVMAYRARVTLSFKYRAD from the coding sequence ATGGCGAAGAAAAGCGCAGGTGATGGCATTTACAAGATTGTCGAAATTGTCGGCAGCAGCAAGATTTCCTGGGAAGACGCGGCGAAGCGCGCGGTGCAGACCGCGGCGCGCACCTTGCACGACTTGCGCGTGGCCGAAATCACCAAGCTCGACATGAAGGTCGAGGACGGCAAAGTGATGGCCTACCGCGCGCGGGTGACGCTGTCGTTCAAGTATCGGGCGGATTAG
- a CDS encoding Re/Si-specific NAD(P)(+) transhydrogenase subunit alpha, whose translation MHIGIPAETRAGEQRVAGTPETVKKMLAGGHHKILVQSGAGVAASVPDSEYQAAGATIAAGAQELYSLSEIILKVRNPDAGELAQIKKGTILIGLLNPHHKEGIEALAKQGVTAFAMEALPRITRAQSMDVLSSQANIGGYKAVLVAANHYQKMFPMMMTAAGTVKAARVIVMGVGVAGLQAIATAKRLGAVVEATDVRPETKEQVESLGAKFIEVPLTEEEKELAKGAGGYAREMGEDYKKRQAALTAERIKQADIVITTALIPGRLAPVLVTEDMVKTMKPGSVIIDMAAEQGGNCPLTEKDQVVDKHGVTLVGHTNLPARVAADSSALYARNLLNFFDLLVDKKSGNLNLNREDEIIAGTLMCMNGEVLKKS comes from the coding sequence ATGCATATCGGCATTCCCGCGGAGACGCGGGCCGGCGAGCAGCGTGTGGCCGGAACGCCTGAGACCGTCAAGAAAATGCTGGCCGGGGGGCATCACAAGATTCTGGTGCAGTCCGGCGCCGGTGTCGCGGCGAGCGTGCCCGACTCGGAATACCAGGCGGCGGGTGCGACCATTGCTGCCGGCGCGCAAGAACTCTACAGCTTGTCGGAAATCATCCTCAAGGTACGCAACCCCGATGCCGGTGAGCTTGCGCAAATTAAAAAAGGCACGATCCTGATCGGGCTTTTGAATCCTCACCACAAGGAAGGCATCGAGGCGCTGGCGAAGCAGGGCGTGACTGCGTTCGCCATGGAAGCGCTGCCGCGCATCACCCGCGCTCAGAGCATGGATGTGCTGTCGTCGCAGGCCAACATCGGCGGTTACAAGGCGGTCTTGGTCGCCGCGAACCATTACCAGAAGATGTTTCCCATGATGATGACTGCCGCCGGCACGGTCAAAGCGGCGCGCGTGATCGTGATGGGAGTGGGCGTGGCGGGACTGCAGGCCATTGCGACGGCGAAGCGCCTGGGCGCGGTGGTCGAAGCCACCGACGTGCGGCCCGAAACCAAGGAGCAGGTCGAGTCGCTGGGCGCTAAGTTTATCGAAGTGCCGCTTACCGAAGAGGAGAAAGAACTCGCCAAGGGCGCGGGCGGCTACGCGCGCGAAATGGGCGAGGACTACAAGAAACGCCAGGCGGCTCTGACTGCTGAGCGCATCAAGCAGGCGGACATCGTCATCACCACCGCGTTAATTCCCGGCCGCCTGGCGCCGGTGCTGGTCACCGAGGACATGGTCAAGACGATGAAGCCGGGCTCGGTGATTATCGACATGGCGGCGGAACAAGGCGGTAACTGTCCGCTGACCGAAAAGGACCAGGTCGTGGACAAGCATGGCGTCACCCTCGTCGGCCATACCAACCTTCCGGCACGGGTGGCGGCGGACTCGAGCGCACTTTATGCGCGCAATTTGCTCAACTTTTTCGACCTGCTGGTGGACAAGAAGAGCGGAAACCTCAACCTCAACCGCGAAGATGAAATCATCGCCGGCACGCTGATGTGTATGAATGGCGAAGTGTTAAAGAAAAGTTGA
- a CDS encoding NAD(P)(+) transhydrogenase (Re/Si-specific) subunit beta: MNVNQVALSYLVASVFFIFALKGLSSPVAARRGNLFGIIGMALAVLITLAITRSVSLIVLAIAVGGTVGAVVARRVQMTQMPQLVAAMHSLVGLAAVLIAIAAVNNPAAFNIEVPLPRGNRLELFIGTFVGAITFSGSVIAFGKLAGLGKHFRLFSSAPVVFKGQHWLNLLLAIVMIGFGVVFFMAEEKTWTPFVIMTAIAFVLGVLIIIPIGGADMPVVISMLNSYSGWAAAGIGFSLNNSMLIIAGSLVGSSGAILSYIMCKAMNRSFFSVILGGFGAAEGTAIAGGAQKTVKSGSPDDAAFLMSNAESVVIVPGYGLAVARAQHAVKEMAEKLQQKGVKVRYAIHPVAGRMPGHMNVLLAEAEVPYDQVFEMEDINNEFSTTDVALILGANDVVNPAAKTPGSPIFGMPILEAYKARTVLVNKRSMAAGYAGLDNELFYMDKTMMVFGDAKKVVEDIVKAL, from the coding sequence ATGAACGTGAATCAAGTCGCCCTCTCGTATCTTGTCGCCTCGGTATTTTTCATATTCGCGCTGAAAGGCTTGTCCTCGCCGGTTGCGGCGCGGCGCGGCAACTTGTTCGGCATCATCGGCATGGCTTTGGCGGTTTTGATCACGCTTGCCATTACCAGGAGCGTGTCGCTGATCGTGCTGGCGATTGCCGTGGGCGGCACAGTGGGTGCCGTCGTCGCGCGACGAGTGCAGATGACGCAGATGCCCCAACTGGTCGCCGCGATGCACTCGCTGGTGGGTCTGGCGGCGGTGCTGATCGCGATTGCCGCAGTCAATAATCCGGCGGCGTTCAACATCGAAGTGCCGCTGCCGCGCGGCAACCGGCTGGAGCTCTTCATCGGCACCTTCGTCGGCGCGATCACGTTCTCCGGCTCAGTGATTGCCTTCGGCAAGCTGGCGGGTCTGGGCAAGCACTTTCGCCTCTTTTCCTCGGCACCAGTGGTGTTCAAGGGCCAGCACTGGCTAAATCTGCTGCTTGCAATCGTCATGATCGGTTTCGGTGTCGTATTTTTCATGGCAGAGGAGAAAACCTGGACGCCGTTCGTGATCATGACCGCGATCGCTTTCGTGCTCGGCGTGCTTATCATCATCCCGATCGGCGGTGCCGACATGCCGGTGGTGATCTCTATGCTGAACTCGTATTCGGGCTGGGCGGCGGCGGGTATTGGTTTCTCCCTTAACAACTCGATGTTGATTATCGCCGGCTCGCTGGTGGGCTCATCCGGCGCGATTCTGTCCTATATCATGTGCAAGGCGATGAACCGCTCCTTCTTCAGCGTTATCCTGGGCGGCTTTGGCGCGGCGGAAGGCACGGCCATCGCGGGAGGCGCGCAGAAGACGGTGAAATCAGGCAGCCCGGATGACGCCGCATTCCTCATGTCCAACGCCGAATCGGTCGTCATCGTGCCGGGGTATGGCTTGGCGGTGGCGCGCGCCCAGCATGCGGTGAAGGAAATGGCCGAGAAGCTGCAGCAGAAAGGCGTGAAAGTGCGCTATGCGATTCACCCGGTGGCGGGGCGCATGCCGGGACACATGAACGTGCTCCTGGCGGAAGCGGAAGTGCCTTATGATCAGGTGTTCGAAATGGAAGACATCAACAACGAGTTCAGCACTACCGACGTGGCGCTGATTCTCGGTGCCAACGACGTGGTGAATCCGGCGGCGAAAACTCCGGGCAGCCCGATTTTCGGCATGCCGATTCTCGAAGCATACAAGGCGCGCACGGTTCTGGTTAACAAGCGTTCGATGGCGGCGGGTTACGCCGGGCTCGACAACGAGCTTTTCTACATGGACAAAACTATGATGGTGTTCGGCGACGCGAAGAAAGTAGTCGAGGATATCGTCAAGGCGCTGTAA
- the mutL gene encoding DNA mismatch repair endonuclease MutL, which produces MSAIRVLPELLINQIAAGEVVERPASALKELLENSLDAGAGEITVQLDRGGIKSLKVLDNGSGIAREDLPLALARHATSKITSLEDLERVASLGFRGEALASIVAVSRLELISRTAKDKHAWKIECAGGAIQKPAPAALSQGTGVEVQDLYFNTPARRKFLKTDATEFAHCEEVFKRIALSRFETAFSLHHNARAQWHLAAQDAPDRIKAVLGENFADASVWVDEQSGLLRLWGLAGLPAYSRGTRESQYFYVNRRFVRDKLIAHAVREAYQDILHHDRHPAFVLFLEIDPALVDVNVHPTKIEVRFRDSRAVHQFVYHVLNKALSPSVIQHDASRAAPGNPFTAPTYATQSAMPLGAAQPAVFYQTLFGAQPKTPSGAPGEPQQEIPPLGFALAQLQGIYILAQNDKGLVVVDMHAAHERIVYEKLKSALDNGATAMQPLLIPVTFNSDKLDVATAEEHQAALRELGFEIAALGPNALAVRAVPAALKDADAAELARAVLKDIREYGASRVLTERRNELLATIACHGAVCANRILSLAEMNALLREMEATERASQCNHGRPTWYQFSIADLDKLFMRGQ; this is translated from the coding sequence ATGTCGGCCATCCGTGTTTTACCCGAGTTGCTGATTAACCAGATCGCCGCCGGCGAAGTGGTGGAACGCCCCGCTTCGGCGCTCAAAGAATTGCTGGAAAACAGCCTCGACGCCGGCGCCGGCGAAATCACGGTGCAGCTGGACCGTGGCGGAATCAAATCGCTTAAAGTGCTGGATAACGGCAGCGGCATCGCCAGGGAAGATTTGCCACTGGCTCTCGCCCGCCACGCCACCAGCAAAATCACCTCGCTCGAAGATCTGGAGCGCGTGGCGAGCCTGGGCTTCCGCGGCGAGGCGCTTGCCAGCATCGTCGCCGTCTCAAGATTGGAATTGATCAGCCGCACGGCAAAAGACAAACATGCCTGGAAAATCGAGTGCGCAGGCGGCGCCATCCAAAAACCCGCGCCTGCCGCGCTGAGTCAAGGCACCGGCGTCGAAGTCCAGGACCTTTATTTCAATACGCCGGCGCGGCGCAAATTCCTCAAAACCGACGCCACCGAATTCGCCCATTGCGAAGAAGTATTCAAGCGCATCGCGCTAAGCCGCTTTGAGACCGCTTTCAGTCTGCACCACAATGCCCGTGCGCAATGGCATCTCGCGGCGCAGGACGCGCCAGACCGCATCAAGGCCGTGCTGGGAGAAAACTTCGCCGATGCTTCGGTTTGGGTGGACGAGCAGTCGGGTTTATTGCGTCTTTGGGGATTAGCGGGGCTTCCCGCTTATTCCAGGGGCACGCGCGAGTCGCAGTATTTTTACGTCAACCGCCGCTTCGTGCGCGACAAGCTGATTGCGCACGCTGTCCGCGAAGCCTATCAGGATATTCTGCATCACGACCGGCATCCGGCGTTCGTGCTGTTCCTGGAAATCGATCCGGCTCTGGTCGACGTGAACGTGCACCCGACCAAGATCGAGGTGCGTTTTCGCGATTCGCGCGCGGTGCACCAGTTTGTGTATCACGTGCTCAACAAGGCGCTTTCGCCCTCGGTGATTCAGCATGATGCTTCGCGCGCGGCACCCGGCAACCCCTTCACCGCGCCAACCTACGCCACGCAATCCGCGATGCCGCTCGGCGCAGCGCAGCCGGCGGTATTTTATCAAACCCTGTTCGGCGCGCAACCCAAAACGCCAAGCGGCGCGCCTGGCGAACCGCAACAGGAAATCCCGCCGCTGGGCTTTGCTTTGGCGCAATTGCAGGGCATATACATTCTTGCGCAAAACGACAAAGGATTGGTGGTTGTGGACATGCACGCTGCTCATGAGCGCATCGTGTACGAAAAGCTGAAAAGCGCGCTGGATAATGGCGCAACCGCCATGCAACCGTTGCTGATACCAGTCACATTCAACTCCGACAAGCTGGATGTGGCTACCGCTGAAGAACACCAGGCCGCGTTGCGCGAGTTGGGATTTGAAATCGCGGCGCTGGGCCCGAATGCCTTGGCCGTGCGCGCTGTGCCTGCCGCGCTCAAGGACGCGGATGCGGCGGAACTGGCGCGGGCGGTGCTCAAAGATATCCGCGAATACGGCGCAAGCCGCGTGCTGACCGAGCGGCGCAATGAATTGCTGGCGACGATAGCCTGCCACGGCGCGGTGTGCGCCAACCGCATTTTGAGCCTCGCCGAAATGAATGCATTGCTGCGCGAGATGGAGGCCACCGAGCGCGCCAGCCAGTGCAATCACGGCCGGCCGACATGGTATCAATTCAGCATCGCGGATCTCGACAAGCTATTCATGCGCGGGCAATGA
- a CDS encoding biopolymer transporter ExbD, giving the protein MNFLRGYLKEELEINLVPLIDVLLVILIFLMVSTTYSKFTELQINLPQADAEKQQEHPNQINIGVDASGRYMIEKTPLNTTSPEVLSEAMRKAAGNLNDPVIVINADASATHKAVILIMEAARLAGYSHITFTAERRSK; this is encoded by the coding sequence ATGAATTTCCTCCGCGGCTATCTGAAAGAGGAGCTGGAAATCAATCTGGTGCCGCTGATTGACGTGCTGCTGGTGATTCTGATTTTCCTGATGGTCAGCACCACCTATTCCAAGTTCACCGAATTGCAAATCAACCTGCCGCAGGCGGATGCCGAAAAGCAGCAGGAGCACCCGAACCAAATCAACATCGGAGTGGACGCCAGCGGCCGTTACATGATTGAAAAGACGCCGCTCAACACCACCAGTCCCGAAGTATTGAGCGAGGCCATGCGCAAGGCCGCGGGCAACCTCAACGACCCGGTGATTGTCATCAACGCCGATGCCAGCGCCACTCACAAAGCGGTCATCTTGATAATGGAAGCGGCGCGCCTGGCTGGCTACAGCCATATCACGTTCACCGCCGAGCGCAGATCGAAATAG
- the lpxK gene encoding tetraacyldisaccharide 4'-kinase gives MRRIEQYWYRLTFLNLLLLPFALLFAIGVSLRRFLYLIHALPSSRLPVPVVIIGNITMGGTGKTPLVIWLANFLQEQGWRPGIISRGYGGAAKIPQTVKPESDPVSVGDEPVLLARRCRCPVWIGRNRAAAGKALLAAHPECNVLVSDDGLQHYRLRRDVEIAVVDGERKFGNGLPLPAGPLRELAGRLNSVDAVVVHDGEQEAGAEAIQSSFTMRFAGETFYNLLNPDFKATAADLRGKKTYAVAGVGNPQRFFRQLQKLGLTVAARPFPDHHLYRPEDLYAPDAEAIIMTEKDAVKCGTFADEKYWVLAVDVQVPRELGLRILKKLRMRHGPQTA, from the coding sequence ATGCGCCGGATAGAACAATACTGGTACCGATTGACTTTCCTGAACTTGCTGCTGCTGCCATTCGCCTTGCTGTTTGCGATTGGCGTAAGCCTGCGCCGCTTTCTTTACTTGATTCACGCCCTGCCCAGCAGCAGGCTTCCAGTCCCCGTGGTGATTATCGGCAACATCACCATGGGCGGCACCGGCAAAACCCCTCTGGTCATCTGGCTCGCAAATTTTCTGCAGGAACAGGGCTGGCGGCCTGGAATCATCAGCCGCGGCTACGGCGGCGCGGCGAAAATCCCGCAGACGGTCAAGCCCGAAAGCGATCCTGTTTCAGTCGGCGATGAGCCGGTGTTGCTCGCGCGACGCTGCCGCTGCCCGGTGTGGATAGGCCGCAACCGCGCTGCCGCGGGCAAAGCCTTACTGGCGGCGCATCCCGAGTGCAATGTGCTGGTTAGCGACGACGGCCTGCAGCACTACCGGCTGCGCCGCGACGTAGAAATCGCAGTAGTGGACGGCGAGCGCAAATTCGGCAATGGTTTGCCGTTGCCCGCGGGGCCGCTGCGCGAGCTGGCCGGCAGGCTGAACTCCGTTGATGCGGTTGTGGTTCATGACGGTGAACAAGAAGCGGGCGCTGAAGCAATACAAAGCTCGTTCACCATGCGCTTTGCGGGGGAAACTTTCTACAATTTGCTGAACCCCGATTTCAAGGCGACCGCTGCCGATTTGCGCGGGAAAAAAACCTACGCGGTAGCGGGGGTCGGCAATCCGCAACGGTTTTTCCGCCAACTGCAAAAACTTGGCCTGACTGTTGCCGCGCGCCCATTTCCCGACCATCATCTTTACCGACCTGAAGATTTGTATGCGCCTGATGCAGAAGCCATCATCATGACCGAGAAAGATGCGGTAAAATGTGGCACATTCGCAGATGAAAAATACTGGGTGCTCGCGGTGGATGTGCAAGTGCCTCGTGAGCTTGGCCTGCGGATTTTGAAAAAACTAAGGATGCGTCATGGACCCCAAACTGCTTGA
- the xseA gene encoding exodeoxyribonuclease VII large subunit gives MSPQMEIAPRPAVISVAELNRRARDLLEQGFPLLWVAGEISNFTRAASGHCYFSLKDKEAQVRCVMFKQKTQHLDWKPENGMQVEVHALVTLYEARGEFQLNVETMRRSGLGALYEAFEKLKAKLETEGLFESSRKKPLPPFPRAIGVITSPQAAGLRDVLTTLRRRMPGIPVIIYPVPVQGEGAGQKIVEALRLAGRRAECDVLIVCRGGGSIEDLWAFNEEIVARAIAACPIPIVSGVGHETDFTIADFVADRRAPTPTAAAELVSPNRVELVAALGLFHKRLQRLMKRLLEARMQQLDYLSHRLQHPAARLQNQQIHLGQLLLRLKSAWWRQADNRRWRLRELMQKLQVPDTSLFVQKQRDLAQRLKLAGARNLEAALARLQSFKAQLAQLNPQSVLERGYSMVQTAQDEIVRDSAQVRLDDEVKMTFAQGNARARVTGRG, from the coding sequence ATGTCTCCACAAATGGAAATTGCGCCGCGTCCCGCCGTCATTTCGGTGGCCGAGCTTAACCGCCGCGCGCGCGACCTGCTCGAGCAGGGTTTTCCATTGCTTTGGGTTGCCGGCGAAATTTCCAACTTCACCCGCGCCGCGTCCGGCCATTGTTATTTCTCACTCAAAGACAAGGAAGCGCAGGTGCGCTGCGTGATGTTCAAGCAAAAAACCCAGCACCTCGACTGGAAGCCGGAAAACGGCATGCAGGTGGAAGTGCACGCGCTGGTGACGCTGTATGAGGCGCGCGGCGAATTTCAGCTCAACGTCGAAACCATGCGCCGCTCGGGTCTGGGCGCGCTGTATGAAGCGTTCGAGAAGCTGAAAGCGAAGCTCGAAACGGAAGGACTGTTTGAGTCCTCGCGTAAAAAACCTTTGCCGCCGTTCCCGCGCGCCATCGGCGTCATTACCTCGCCGCAAGCGGCGGGGTTGCGCGACGTGCTGACGACGCTGCGCCGGCGCATGCCGGGCATTCCCGTCATTATTTATCCCGTACCGGTGCAGGGCGAGGGGGCAGGGCAAAAAATCGTGGAAGCGCTGCGTTTGGCGGGACGTCGCGCCGAATGCGATGTGCTGATTGTTTGCCGCGGCGGGGGCAGCATCGAGGACTTGTGGGCCTTTAATGAAGAAATCGTGGCGCGCGCCATCGCCGCCTGCCCTATTCCTATTGTCAGCGGGGTGGGGCATGAGACCGATTTCACCATTGCCGATTTTGTCGCCGACCGGCGCGCGCCCACGCCTACCGCCGCGGCGGAACTGGTAAGTCCCAACCGCGTCGAGCTTGTGGCGGCCCTGGGGCTGTTCCACAAGCGCCTGCAGCGCTTGATGAAACGCCTCCTGGAAGCGCGCATGCAGCAGCTTGATTATCTTTCGCACCGGCTGCAGCACCCCGCCGCACGCCTGCAAAACCAGCAAATCCATCTGGGGCAATTATTGCTGCGCTTGAAAAGTGCCTGGTGGCGGCAGGCGGACAACCGCCGCTGGCGCCTGCGCGAGCTCATGCAAAAGCTGCAAGTCCCCGATACTTCGCTATTCGTCCAAAAGCAGCGTGACCTGGCGCAGCGCCTCAAGCTCGCCGGCGCGCGCAATCTGGAAGCGGCCCTGGCGCGACTACAAAGCTTCAAGGCGCAGCTGGCTCAGCTCAACCCGCAATCGGTGCTGGAGCGCGGCTACAGCATGGTGCAGACGGCGCAAGACGAAATCGTGCGTGACAGCGCGCAAGTCCGGCTTGACGACGAAGTGAAAATGACTTTTGCTCAAGGCAACGCCCGCGCGCGCGTCACCGGCAGGGGGTGA
- the miaA gene encoding tRNA (adenosine(37)-N6)-dimethylallyltransferase MiaA, with protein sequence MQNTLNPKPSTLNMEKWPPAILLIGPTASGKTTVALELMKKFPCEIISVDSAQIYRGMDIGTAKPDAGTLGRVPHHLIDILEPTERYSAAQFREDALKLMREICARGRIPLLVGGTMLYFKALREGLSELPPADPAMRAVIDAMADASGWPALHQKLSRLDPITAARLEPTDAQRIQRALEICYITGKPMSRVLGQSEIAALPYRVTAIGFTPGDRAVLHQRIGERFGRMLANGLIGEVESLRSRYDLNRWLPSMRCVGYRQVWQYLDGEFDQQQMREKGVAATRQLAKRQLTWLRSMAEVKTFDCLTANLPQKVETYLETILEQK encoded by the coding sequence ATGCAAAACACCCTCAACCCTAAACCCTCAACTCTCAACATGGAGAAATGGCCGCCGGCCATTTTGCTGATAGGTCCCACCGCCAGCGGCAAGACCACGGTGGCGCTGGAGCTGATGAAAAAATTTCCATGCGAAATCATCAGCGTGGATTCGGCGCAAATTTACCGCGGCATGGATATCGGCACGGCGAAACCCGATGCCGGAACTCTGGGCCGCGTTCCGCACCATCTCATCGACATTCTCGAACCCACCGAGCGCTATTCGGCGGCGCAATTCCGCGAAGATGCGCTCAAGCTGATGCGGGAAATCTGCGCGCGCGGCCGAATACCGCTTTTGGTGGGCGGCACCATGCTCTATTTCAAGGCGCTGCGCGAAGGCCTGAGCGAATTGCCGCCGGCTGACCCAGCAATGCGCGCGGTGATCGACGCCATGGCGGATGCAAGCGGCTGGCCGGCGCTGCACCAGAAGCTGTCGCGCCTCGATCCCATAACCGCGGCGCGGCTCGAGCCCACGGATGCGCAGCGCATCCAGCGCGCGCTGGAAATCTGCTATATCACCGGCAAGCCAATGTCGCGAGTGCTGGGACAAAGCGAAATCGCCGCACTGCCCTATCGCGTGACTGCAATCGGCTTTACACCGGGCGACCGCGCGGTCTTGCATCAGCGGATTGGCGAGCGCTTCGGACGCATGCTCGCCAACGGTTTAATCGGGGAAGTGGAATCGCTGCGCAGCCGCTATGATTTGAACCGCTGGCTGCCTTCGATGCGCTGTGTCGGCTACCGCCAGGTATGGCAATATCTGGATGGGGAATTCGACCAGCAGCAGATGCGGGAAAAAGGAGTGGCGGCCACCCGCCAGCTTGCCAAGCGCCAGCTTACCTGGCTGCGTTCCATGGCGGAAGTGAAAACCTTCGATTGTCTGACTGCAAACCTGCCGCAAAAGGTGGAAACTTACCTGGAAACAATACTGGAGCAGAAATAG
- a CDS encoding Trm112 family protein produces the protein MDPKLLDILVCPLCKGPLLYKKAEQELICKPDRLAYPIKDDIPVMLEEEARKLPPEEEV, from the coding sequence ATGGACCCCAAACTGCTTGATATCCTGGTCTGCCCCTTGTGCAAAGGGCCGCTCCTCTACAAAAAAGCCGAGCAGGAGTTGATTTGCAAGCCGGATCGACTGGCTTATCCCATCAAGGACGATATTCCGGTGATGCTGGAAGAAGAAGCGCGCAAGCTCCCGCCGGAAGAGGAAGTGTA
- a CDS encoding NAD(P) transhydrogenase subunit alpha yields MIDHTIINLTVFVLAVFVGYHVVWNVTPALHTPLMSVTNAISGVIIVGAILAAGPTEMDFGSIIGFIAVSLAAVNVFGGFLVTQRMLEMFKKKMHKMGTKGE; encoded by the coding sequence ATGATTGACCACACCATTATTAATCTCACGGTGTTCGTGCTGGCGGTGTTCGTCGGCTATCACGTGGTGTGGAACGTGACCCCCGCCTTGCATACGCCGCTGATGAGCGTGACCAACGCGATTTCCGGCGTGATTATCGTCGGCGCGATCCTCGCCGCCGGCCCCACCGAAATGGACTTCGGTTCCATCATCGGTTTTATTGCGGTGTCACTCGCGGCGGTCAATGTCTTCGGCGGCTTTCTGGTGACGCAACGCATGCTGGAGATGTTTAAAAAGAAAATGCACAAGATGGGAACCAAAGGCGAATAA